The following coding sequences are from one Candidatus Hydrogenedentota bacterium window:
- a CDS encoding class I SAM-dependent methyltransferase, producing the protein MSLQSPFTLWREGLRWGCQSFRHSPSTRLHGARLLACPVDLWRYREFRAVLAAYENQQRVLDVGSPKLLARLLATRNDVRVTAVDIAPSPEMVAVRVPGAQRAFPCLADGRSLPFPGECFDFVYSVSAIEHVGGEEGDTEFMEELARIMTPGATAVITTPLVPTYREIWFDHDPYGRQTRDVSGAAFFSRFYDWPSLQRRVIRPCGLRLMAVSVWQERKPGWYAAYCARTSSPRSLTSLMTKTLDPYWAHRKVVPVEKGPETLTNHGLAALVFRKG; encoded by the coding sequence ATGAGCCTTCAGTCTCCGTTCACGCTTTGGCGTGAAGGGTTGCGTTGGGGCTGCCAGTCGTTTCGGCATTCTCCATCGACCCGCCTCCACGGAGCTCGATTGCTAGCGTGTCCTGTCGATTTGTGGCGCTACCGGGAGTTCCGAGCCGTACTCGCCGCGTATGAGAACCAGCAACGCGTTCTCGACGTCGGTAGTCCCAAGCTTCTTGCCCGACTCCTCGCAACTCGCAACGATGTTCGAGTTACGGCCGTCGATATTGCCCCGTCTCCGGAAATGGTTGCAGTGCGTGTCCCTGGTGCCCAGAGGGCATTTCCGTGTCTGGCCGACGGCAGGTCGCTCCCCTTTCCTGGAGAATGCTTCGATTTCGTTTATTCTGTTAGCGCGATTGAGCATGTCGGAGGCGAGGAAGGAGACACCGAGTTCATGGAGGAACTCGCGCGAATCATGACTCCGGGCGCGACCGCCGTGATCACCACGCCGCTCGTCCCAACCTATCGAGAAATCTGGTTCGACCACGATCCGTATGGACGGCAAACGCGCGACGTGAGCGGAGCGGCATTCTTCAGCCGCTTCTACGACTGGCCGTCGCTTCAGCGCCGCGTAATACGTCCCTGTGGACTGCGTCTTATGGCGGTTTCCGTTTGGCAAGAACGCAAGCCGGGATGGTACGCCGCGTACTGTGCCCGCACTTCCTCGCCACGTTCCCTCACCAGCCTGATGACGAAGACGCTGGATCCGTACTGGGCGCATCGCAAGGTCGTACCCGTTGAGAAAGGGCCTGAGACTCTCACCAACCATGGCCTTGCGGCGTTGGTGTTTCGAAAGGGGTAG